A single genomic interval of Helianthus annuus cultivar XRQ/B chromosome 13, HanXRQr2.0-SUNRISE, whole genome shotgun sequence harbors:
- the LOC110897734 gene encoding putative wall-associated receptor kinase-like 16 → MPKNNYKHKNTKKATMHLKMLLAVAIAALVAASAQEEPACESSCGNVSIAFPFGSGNGCYYSRSFLVTCDRSSREPTLIFGQRRNTGNVVISDMSIEKGEVEIMLSVARDCYNSSGRVSRNRPSLRSGNFQISARNKLVAIGCDTYAQLRVRSGNDSHGTGCISTCDRNSPFINGSCSGVGCCEVAVPEGMKSYDRSSTILGSFNNHENITDFNPCSYAFFVEEGKFNFSTTNLVDFGSVREMPMLLDWGIGNLTCDKAKDTNNFLCKGTSKCDQDYGGPGYRCRCLEGYEGNPYVADGCKNINECERGSDDCEHECADTAGNYTCTCPKGYSGDGRKNGSGCTADQSAIIKIVVSTLASAVFLLITVTWLYLVLKRRKLMMLREKFFEQNGGIMLQQRISGDGGSHDQARVFTIEELKRATNNYDESRIIGKGGYGTVYKGVLSDNRVVAIKKSKLGDQTQAQIEQFINEVVILSQINHRNVVKLIGCCLETEIPLLVYEFIPNGTLSDHIHNKVKSLSITWDIRLRIATETAEALSYLHSAASVPIIHRDVKPMNILLDENYVAKVADFGASKLIPIDQIELATIVQGTLGYLDPEYLQTNQLTDKSDVYSFGVVLVELLTGKKALSFDRPEAERNLAMYFLYSLKEGRLFQVLDECLQLNDVPSEINQVSRLAQRCLRVKGDERPTMKEVAIELQGISASMIQNHPWVQSSSNEDEGDYLLKELTNDYECTNGGNVSSSTFDSMSKHTMLGIASGR, encoded by the exons ATGCCCAAAAACAATtataaacacaaaaacacaaagaaagcAACTATGCATTTAAAGATGCTACTAGCAGTAGCTATTGCAGCTTTGGTGGCAGCAAGTGCTCAAGAGGAACCAGCTTGTGAAAGTTCATGTGGCAATGTGTCTATTGCTTTCCCATTTGGTTCAGGAAATGGATGCTACTACAGTCGCAGTTTCCTCGTAACTTGTGACCGATCGTCTAGGGAACCAACGCTTATCTTTGGACAACGAAGAAACACAGGAAATGTCGTTATTTCAGATATGTCCATAGAAAAGGGTGAGGTGGAGATTATGCTGTCTGTAGCGCGTGATTGCTACAATAGTTCTGGCCGAGTCAGTAGAAACCGACCATCTTTAAGGTCTGGAAATTTCCAAATATCCGCCAGGAACAAACTTGTAGCAATCGGGTGTGATACATATGCACAATTAAGAGTAAGAAGTGGGAATGATTCTCACGGTACCGGTTGTATTTCTACATGTGATAGAAACAGCCCTTTTATAAACGGATCTTGCTCGGGAGTTGGATGCTGCGAAGTAGCAGTTCCAGAAGGAATGAAATCTTATGATAGGAGTAGTACGATTCTTGGTAGCTTTAATAACCATGAGAATATAACGGACTTCAACCCTTGTAGCTATGCATTTTTTGTTGAAGAGGGGAAGTTCAACTTTTCTACAACTAACCTGGTTGATTTTGGAAGTGTAAGGGAGATGCCAATGTTACTTGATTGGGGAATTGGGAACTTGACTTGTGACAAAGCAAAGGACACAAATAACTTCTTATGCAAGGGAACCAGCAAATGTGATCAGGATTATGGAGGTCCGGGATATCGTTGCCGTTGCCTTGAAGGTTATGAAGGCAACCCTTATGTTGCAGATGGCTGCAAGA ATATTAATGAGTGTGAACGAGGAAGTGATGATTGCGAACATGAATGCGCTGATACAGCAGGAAATTATACATGTACCTGTCCAAAAGGTTACTCTGGAGATGGTAGGAAAAATGGATCAGGTTGTACTGCTGATCAATCCGCCATTATAAAGATAGTTGTAA GCACCTTAGCTTCTGCTGTTTTTCTCCTTATAACTGTCACCTGGTTGTACTTGGTGCTCAAAAGGCGAAAGCTCATGATGCTGAGAGAAAAATTCTTTGAACAAAATGGTGGAATAATGTTACAGCAACGAATTTCTGGAGATGGGGGTTCTCATGATCAAGCAAGAGTATTCACGATAGAGGAGCTAAAGAGGGCAACCAATAACTATGATGAGAGCAGGATTATCGGTAAGGGTGGCTATGGTACGGTTTACAAAGGGGTTCTTTCTGATAACAGAGTAGTTGCAATAAAGAAGTCTAAATTAGGAGATCAAACACAGGCTCAGATAGAGCAATTTATCAATGAAGTGGTTATCTTGTCCCAAATAAATCATAGGAACGTGGTGAAGCTGATTGGGTGTTGCCTGGAAACAGAAATCCCGTTATTGGTTTATGAGTTCATTCCAAATGGAACACTCTCTGATCACATCCACAATAAAGTCAAGTCGTTGTCTATTACATGGGACATCCGTCTCAGAATAGCAACGGAGACAGCTGAAGCACTTTCATACTTACATTCTGCAGCATCTGTTCCAATCATCCATCGTGATGTCAAGCCAATGAATATTCTTTTGGATGAGAACTATGTAGCAAAAGTGGCTGATTTTGGAGCTTCTAAGCTAATTCCTATTGATCAGATTGAGTTGGCCACTATAGTGCAGGGAACACTTGGCTACTTAGATCCTGAATATTTGCAGACAAATCAACTTACAGATAAGAGTGATGTTTATAGCTTTGGAGTAGTACTAGTGGAACTTTTAACCGGAAAAAAGGCTCTTAGCTTTGATAGGCCAGAGGCAGAGAGAAACTTAGCTATGTATTTTCTATATTCTTTAAAAGAGGGGAGACTTTTTCAGGTTCTTGATGAATGCTTGCAGCTAAATGATGTTCCTAGTGAAATTAACCAAGTATCAAGACTAGCCCAAAGATGCTTACGTGTTAAAGGCGATGAAAGGCCTACCATGAAGGAAGTAGCAATCGAGCTCCAAGGAATATCGGCTTCAATGATACAAAACCATCCATGGGTGCAAAGTAGTTCAAATGAAGATGAAGGTGATTATTTGCTGAAAGAACTAACCAACGACTATGAATGTACAAATGGTGGCAATGTAAGCTCAAGCACCTTCGATAGCATGAGCAAGCATACTATGTTAGGGATTGCTAGTGGCAGGTGA